ATCGCCCCCTACAAAGAGAAGCAACTGATCTACTAATACATGGAAGATCATACAATCTTGCACAAAATCAACAAATCAGACTCTTTTCTTTCACCAAACGTGAAACATTGAGTGTACCCTGCATATAGAACAAGACCAAGATCAATAGATGCCTGTAAAATGGAGACCACCAAATCTGATTCAAacacaaaagaaaaaagaagagcTTATGTTATCCGCATCGAGGGATCCTTTGGCGCGGTCGAGCTCCGCATCCTTCGCACGAAGCTCCGCCTCCAGCTTGCGCGCCGTGATCTGGTACGTCTTGAGCAGATGCTGCTGCTCCTCAGCATGCGCGGAGAGGGCGGTGTTGCCCGCGGCCGCGGCGTCCCTGGCCGCGCCTGCGGGATCCTTGAGGAACCTCCTCTTGGTCTCGGACAACTTGGTGAGCTCCGCGACCACGGCAGCGTCCGCGGACTGAATGGCCTCCGCATCATAGGGGAACTGCGCGAGCTTCAGCTGCGCGTAGGCCGCCTTGACGGCCGAGACGCCCGCGAACAGATTGGCGAGGAGGGagtccgcggcggccggcggcgagggctCCTCCTGCTGCGCCCCGGCGGTCTTCTTCTCCGCGGCATTCCGGAAGAACGCGTCGAGGGAATACGGCGCCAAGGGAGGCGGTGGCGTCTCCCCAGGGTGGCGGCGTCTCCCCTCGGCGGCGGCGACGTCTCCCCTCGGACAGCGGCGGTGGTGGCAACGAAAGAGCACCTATCCAGAGGCTGGAGATCGGGGATGGGATCGAGAGGCTGGTTTTTTtgcggggtggggtggggtggggtaacgccctcgatgcggctatatctttcacatgtcgaagcacgacttagagacataaccgcattgaaagcaatgtcgcaagttaggcaattatCACAACAtctcatgtaatatagataataaaaggggagatacatagttggcttacgctcgccacgtcaatcaaaataCATAAatggcattacatcaaccaaacactcatggcccgactacggcgccaaaatgaaagataaacccaacatgcgacacggtcccgatcaccccaactgggcaccactactgatcatcagggaaagacacataatagcggtgtgagtcctcgtcgaactcccacttgagctcaagcgcgtcatctgaaacggagtcatcaggccctgcatctggtttggaagtaatctatgagccacagggactcagcaatttcgcaccctcgcgatcaagactatttaagcttataggtaaggcaaggtaatatatgtggagccgcagcaagcgactagcatatatggtggctaatctgttcgcaaaagagagcgagaagagaaggcaaagcgcgaacgaataactagaggacaacatgcggcaagcattactccaacaccgtgttcgcttcccggactccgccgagaagagaccatcacggtaactcacacagttgattcattttaattaagttaaggttcaagttatctacaaccggatattaacaaattctcatctgcccataaccgtgggcacgacttttgaaagttcaaatccctgtaggggagtcccaacttagcccatgacaagctctcacggtcaacgaaggaatagacctcctcccgagacattccgatcagactcggtatcccggttctacaagacactttgacaagttaaaaccaatccagcaacaccgcccgaatgtgccgacaaatcccgataggagctgcacatatctcgttctcagggcacactcagattgtctaaacttccggtaggccatcccagagttgcccctggtggccaccggcggctgacgaggtggaccaacactcagaggagcactggcccggggggggggtttaaaataagatgaccctcgggctccggaaacccaagggaaaaagaggctaggtggcaaatggtaaaaccaaggttgggcattgctggaaaagctttaatcaaggcgaactatcaaggggttcccattatcacccaaccgcgtaaggaacgcaaaaatccgggaacataacattgatatgacggaaactagggcggcaagagtggaacaaaacactaggcgagaggccgagccttccatcctttaccaagtatatagatgcattaagataacaaggcaatataatgatatcccaacaagtaaataatgttccaacaaggaacggtctccaatcttcacctgcaactagcaacactataagaggggctgagcaaagcggtaacatagtcaatcaatggttttctaggacatggtgggttagaggtttgacatggtaatttgggaggcatgataagcaagtggtaggcatcgtagcatgggcatagcaacatagcgagcatctagcaaagcaaagatagtagtgatttcaagggtatgatcatctttcctgcaaagttgtcagagttgactggatcctcgaaaacaaactcaacgggctcctcgttagtgaactcgtctcccagctctatccaaacaagacaaacaagcaacaagggcacaatcaaccacgtgcaaactcaaacaacatgatgcaaagatggtatgctatgcgggatgcgatatgggatgcatatgcaagatttgacaaggaatgcatgaacttggcctcaacttggaaatccaagtgttccactggaaaggtgaggtgaaaccgcttaaaaacgatataaagaacaccggaatcggagttacggtttagaaatggcaagcgattcaaatatgaccacgttctgcgatttacagccagtagccaactagatgcaacaagacgaacatgctacagcacccaaacatggcatcaaaatacatggcagggatccattcacgattcttaacaaaagaggaacactgagctacggccaattcatccattaacaggttcaaacaagcatggcaaaaatgcatttggcaaacagatttcagacttagtgaaattaacacttgtctggaatttcatatcagatagcactctttggagcatgaaagctATATGCTACAGgagctgaacatggcaaagtaaagcatggcatggagctactcaaagagcttaacaaaagtcccttagttaccttgagccaaaagggatcagaaaatacaattgcaagcatgtgaacatggcaaaaacataatcagttctcagacttagtgaaaaactggagcatgctgaaacagatatcaagtaggcatgtttacgagctcgatgcactcactacagagcaagtcatgagaaactaagcatacacccatcaacaatacacaaaatacaagctagacatggcaagaacaataacatagcatgcacggatcgactacaacatcctcggcaaaatcgctaacaagtagacaatctgcccagattcacgaaatagcaaaagtagagctcgattgactcaagttagggtgctccataattgcaaacaaagacatggatggatagagcactacaagattaacaaaacatccttactgatcatcctcaaaagaggcacggatcactaggaaacgacatgaacatatggcatattgagataaacagatcaaggacttagtggaaatgctaagtccctgaaatcagcattaacaaatgctccactttgcaagcttgtgctagtcaccacacacatcacaaaaatacatgggttgcacctttagatagatggcaaaacatatgacaaaactcatgaagagctcaggggcatatcatgcacccaataatcatggcaaaaatgacaaatatctaaatggagcagtagatctgacaattatcttaaatagtattcttctaacagcatttcgggcatcaagatgaactcaaatgaaaattatgcagtgagatgaaatgatgtcctctctgaggtgaacatttttatatgctatatgcccaaaacagagctacgggtgcaaagttacgatgcgatgaacaagggcatttgaatctggaaaaccagggacttagaagaaaatataccctccggatctagggttcctCGCGGGCACGCAAACCAAGGTCACTCCGGCGAGGTCAACTTGCTCCGGCGAGGTCGGCACGTCGGCGGGAAGGTGAAGGAGAGGCGAGGCCGGCCTCTCCCCGGCCAGATctgacggcgggcggcggcgggcgccctTGGCGACGGCTCCCGAGGCGCGGGGAAGGCGAGGGGGCGCGgggctgccggcgacgagctccggcgAGCTTGCGGCCGGCGTCGATGGCGGGCGGCGGAGGCGACGATCGGGCGCGAGGAAGGCGAGCgctctcgggcggcggcggctccgggccgggagggccccgcctgggcccgggcgggccggcgcggcggcgcgcagtggcgaagtgggcgcggggcgcggcgaatcggcggctgccacgtggcggcggacacggcgggcggacacgtccgtcggtggaagAAGATGTCCGACGGCGGCGGGGAAAGTTAGGGTAGGTTTTGCACCGCGAATTTTTTAGGGGGAGGtgtatatatataggcatagagggagctaggagtgtccaaatgaggtgcggttttcggccacgcgatcgtgatcgaacgttctagatgatggagagggttttggtgggttttgggccaaattggaggggtgttgggctgcaacacacacgaggccttctcggtccctcggttaatcgttggagcatcaaatgaagtccaaatggtacgaaacttgacaggcggtctaccggtagtaaaccaaggccgcttggaaagtctcggtccaatttggaaatgtttaatccacacacacgaaagaaaggtagaaatgaccaccggaggagaacgaagcgcgagaatgcaaaacggacaacggggaaaatgctcgaatgcatgagatgaacacgtatgcaaatgcaatgcacatgatgacatgatatgagatgcatgacaacgacaacaacacacggagacaaaaaaacccgaacctgagaaaataaaataacttaacgccggaaacggcaagagttggagtacatattgggtaaatcatatccggggtgttacaacactcccccactatgaaaggatctcgtcccgagatctaggactgaaagaacgccgggtattcagaacggaggtgatcctcgcgttcccaggtagcttcacggtcggaatggtgtgaacacttgactttgaggaatttgattgacttgttgcgagtcttgcgttcagtctcttcaaaaataacaacggggtgctcacgataagaaagatcttcttggagctcaatatcCTCGAAGTTAacggtgcgatcaggagtcttgaagcactttcgaagctgagagacatggaacacgtcatgaacatttgcaaagtttgaaggaagctcgagttgataggcgagatcgcctctcttgctgatgatcttgaaaggtcccacgtatctgggggcaagcttccctttgataccgaagtgacgagtacctttcattggagagacgcggaggtaaacatgatctccgatctcgaaagccagatcacggtgcttactatcatagtagctcttctggcgtgattgggctgctttgaggttatctcgaatgactttgcacatttcctctgcctctgtgattaagtcatttcccataagttgacgttcaccggtttcagaccagttgagaggggtacgacacttcttgccatacaaaatttcaaatgggaccttgcccgaacttgcttgaaaactgtttttgtaggagaattcagcataaggaagacaatcctcccacttcatgccgaaggagatcacacaagccctgagcatatcttcaagaatctggttgacacgctcgacttgaccgctagtttgaggatggaaagctgtgctgaagcggatgttggtgcccatggccttctggaaagaatcccaaaacttggaggtaaagatgctgccacagtctgaagagatcacttgtggaataccgtgcagcgagacgattcgagaggtatagagctccgccaattgagctgcagtgatagactctttgataggcagaaagtgagccactttagtgagtttatcgatgacaacgaatatagcatcattgccacatttggactttggaaacccagtcacgaagtccatttcaatgtggtcaaacttccattctggaatggcaagaggttggaggagaccagctggcctttggtgttctaccttcactcttctgcagacatcacattcattcacgaactgagcaatctcgcgcttcattcgagtccaccaataagcctgctttaggtcctaatacatcttcgtgctcccagggtggatggagaggagagaattgtgagcctcattcatgatcactttacgaaggtcacctttgggcacaacaatacgatcctcgaagaagagagtatccttgtcatcaaggcggtagcacttgtacttgggttgactcttggcaatcccaatcttcacctttttcaccatagcatcaagaagctgggcttggcgaatttggtcttccaaggtaggagagacttgaaggttggcgaggaaaccttgaggaacaacttgcagattaagtttgcggaaagcttcacaaagctcgggttgataaggcttgagaataagactgttgcaataagccttccttctcaatgcgtcagcaatcacattggccttgcctggagtatactctatactcggattatactcttgaatcatttcgacccatcgagtctgcctgaggttgagattaggctgagtgaagatgtacttgagactcttgtggtcagtgaagatgtccacttttcttcccaataagagatatctccaagtcaaaagagcatgcacaactgccgccaactcgagatcatgagtggggtagttcttctcgttgggcttcatctggcgagaggtataagccacaactttcttctcttgcatcaacactgcgtcgagaccttggagagaggcatcgcaaaagacctcgtacggcttggattcatcaggcggagtcagaactggagcattgaccaatttctctttcaaagtgttgaaagcaatgtcacactccggagaccaaacgcacttgacgtgcttctggagaagatttgagagaggcttcgcgatcttagaaaagttttcaatgaatcttcgacaatagcttgcgagaccgaggaagctacggagttgcttcacgttctgaggaggttcccaattcataattgcagacaccttctcatgattcaccgcaatgcccttggcagagatgatatgaccaagataaagaacctcatcgagccaaaattcgcacttggagaacttggcatagaacttgtgttccctgagcttatcgagtaccaaacgcaagtgcttggcatgatcttccttgttcttcgaaaagactagaatgttgtcgagatagaccaaaacaaagtcattggtgtaggcgttgaagatgaagttcatcatgcgagagaacgtcggaggagcgttgacgaggccaaaagacatcacagtgtattcatatgaaccaaagcttgtcctgaaagccatcttgggaatatcttgctcaccgatttgaatctggtgataacccatacggagatcaagcttggagaatacttgggcacctttgagttgttcgaacagctcgttgatgttgggaagtgggtatttgttcttgatagtcttcttgttcaatggacggtaatcaacacaaagtcggtccgttccatccttcttcttcacaaaaagaacaccacaaccccacagagaagaactaggacggatgagacccattctctcttgaatatcgagttgcttcttcagctccttcaactcttcaggtccgagcttgtaaggacgcttgcacacaggttccgtgccaggctcaagatcgatgacgaattcaactagccggtgcggaggcattcctggaagctcttctggaaagacgtcttgatattcgcaaacgactagaatctgcgagatagcatccagttcacccttctcattgagagaaaacagacggattgtattatcccgagcggcaaagacaattatatcctcagacgaatgagtcgattgaatctgcctggctgcacaatcaagctgagccttttgcttagaaagccaatccatcccgagaataagatcaatatccgagttaccaaggatcattggagaagccagaaacttgaaatcacccatcgagatagaaatatccggaacctcgtagttagcgagcaaacaactactcggagagacaactgctaacggtttatgcataacttgagaaTACCACCCAtgtttagatgcaaaaggtctcgagatgaaacaatgtgatgcaacagtatcaaaaagaacttttgcaggaacatcgttaacaggaaggttacccatgatgacatctgatgagtcctctgcctgagctgcattcaccatgttaaccttggcgtacttggggttatgcttgaccacagctgtacttgccgatctcataggaggaggagggagacgcctctgattgaagcatttgttggcatagtgacccttctgttggcacttgttgcacgtgacctctgaaagcggacggtgatacgaagcactcgatcttggagcttgagacgaagtcttgttctgaaagccagggttgggtgggtgggaagatccactgccacctttgctcttctgctgatacggctgacggaacggaggaggaggaagccaatacttctattgcttggccacttgagtagaggaagaaggagtagcatctttgactcgcttcttggaagcatcacacctcagttgagcggcctctggctttaatgccatgttgtagaactcatcgtacctcaagggctcaaagagaacaaaagctagctgaatttcttctctgagaccacccctgaactggtatatcatgctcttctcgtcggggacgtcctgcttagcaaagcaggcgagcttctgaaacaacttgttgtagtcatagacagacaaagagccttgcttcaggttgcgtaaTTCCTCAggtttgctttcaaccacgctctgaggaatatgatgagctttgaagtcttgacggaattcatcccaggtaatcacacggcctcctctggaatccttgtactgctggaaccattctgcagcttgatctttgagttggaaggaagtgaacttgacgaagtcctcaggcctgacgttactgccctcgaaatgcttgcacagatccacgagccaatcgtcagcatcagttgcctcaacacaattgctgaaagtctttggcccattagcacggaactggttgagtgtagcaaagtgattctggttGTTGCctcggttgccttggttcgcttgattgcgctcttgaagaatttgcatgatcaactgtgtgtttgcataggttgcggccatcacagcttgccatgcctccggaggaggtggaggtggtggcggatcttgattctgattctgattggtgctcttagcgggagccatcctgaagagggtgacaaccgttagcaccttgacagataaaatgaagctgaatcaaacgggttgaaattgcaacataaagtcttcacatccgaacataagaacgaatgcattccacttgaaatggtcacatatccataaattgagaagccacttcgaatttaggtagagaaataaatcaacaaggtacggatcaagaacgaatactcggtaagaaatcccaatctcaaaccaatatccgtggaagaagaactagagctacaagaattcccacctattaaactcccgaacctttctggttatgcaatcaggtgttggggatacaggggaagcataatatctcacccaaatctagcaaattctacatccagctatatccatccttcaacacataaccgagaaaaacttcggaaaccatctacctcaaccttcgaaaagcatctgttatacaagttatggcgatactcccaaactcccgccccagtactgggtggcgtcgaggttatctcaccaacgaactgcataaaagagattttcgatgtcggcgtactaaactcaggtattccagaactgcaaccataaaattgtgatgacaacacctcggagctcaactcccagggacactgccacaacccctaaagacaggaggcaccaagaacaatgttctcgtcacaaaaccatcggaacgattccaagatacccgcgtggtcCTAAAAAaagttagtgaaatttgagaagagaagagtcaaaactctacgtcaggatgccttaccagagcgattaggagactggggagtaaaaagaattcctaaactctccgatatataattcctaaatgactcaaaacatttttctagactcaactcggccgctaataacgatcaagcaatggggctcctaaggtcggggaaggctctgattaccaacttgtaatgccctcgatgcggctatatctcccacgtgtcgaggcacgacttagaggcataaccgcattgaaagcaatgtcgcaagttaggcaatcatcacaacatcccatgtaatatagataataaaaggggagatacatagttggcttacgctcgccacgtcaatcaaagtacataaatagcattacatcaaccaaacactcatggcccgactacggcgccaaaatgaaagataaacccaacatgcgacacgtcccgatcaccccaactgggcaccactactgatcatcggggaaaGACACGtaatatcggcgtgagtcctcgtcgaactcccacttgagctcaagcgcgtcatctggaacggagtcatcaggccctgcatctggtttggaagtaatctatgagccacagggactcagaaatcccgcaccctcgcgatcaagactatttaagcttataggtaaggcaaggtaatatatgtggagctacagcaagcgactagcatatatggtggctaacctgttcgcaaaagagagcgagaagagaaggcaaagcgtgaCCGGATAACTAGAGGACAacatgcggcaagcattactccaacaccgtgttcgcttcctggactccgccgagaagagaccatcacggtaactcacacagttgattcattttaattaagttaaggttcaagttatctacaaccggacattaacaaattcccatctgcccataaccgtgggcacgg
The sequence above is a segment of the Triticum dicoccoides isolate Atlit2015 ecotype Zavitan chromosome 1A, WEW_v2.0, whole genome shotgun sequence genome. Coding sequences within it:
- the LOC119353905 gene encoding uncharacterized protein LOC119353905, with the translated sequence MASCVQEEEARGLKRHCNDMGTLMAALVKYTDSDSTKDPESDDDKPRKGRKSSNVKGQQYNLGGNAMGQVVVLAPALTVRVMAVAVLTLDSKETKVLFRCHHRRCPRGDVAAAEGRRRHPGETPPPPLAPYSLDAFFRNAAEKKTAGAQQEEPSPPAAADSLLANLFAGVSAVKAAYAQLKLAQFPYDAEAIQSADAAVVAELTKLSETKRRFLKDPAGAARDAAAAGNTALSAHAEEQQHLLKTYQITARKLEAELRAKDAELDRAKGSLDADNISSSFFFCV